In Eupeodes corollae chromosome 3, idEupCoro1.1, whole genome shotgun sequence, a single genomic region encodes these proteins:
- the LOC129950018 gene encoding 39S ribosomal protein L48, mitochondrial produces MFKKILPITSRFLAQQMPSIPSRLSSTKKFTIFEPDYLDSLKPKYPQYESINVSIKGYDYPILESYQKFLHSVAEYLELDVSDCYALPPQQSKVQRFRPNSTVIDAEYKLTMYERNLQISDVDAPIYPIFLRIAQSALPEGVNLSVQEHDDDCEEKRYVPDKDLLELKAQLEEMQSSKKK; encoded by the exons atgtttaaaaag ATATTACCCATCACCTCAAGGTTTCTTGCCCAACAAATGCCATCGATTCCAAGTCGAttatcttcaacaaaaaaattcactatttttgaacCCGATTATTTAGAT TCTCTAAAACCCAAATACCCTCAATATGAAAGCATAAATGTCTCAATTAAAGGCTATGACTATCCCATCTTGGAATCCTATCAAAAATTCCTTCACAGTGTCGCCGAATACTTGGAATTAGATGTTTCTGACTG CTATGCTCTACCACCTCAACAATCGAAAGTCCAAAGATTTCGACCGAATTCTACAGTAATCGATGCCGAATACAAACTAACCATGTACGAGAGAAATTTGCAAATTAGCGACGTCGATGCTCCAATTTATCCCATCTTCCTGCGAATTGCACAATCTGCTCTTCCAGAGGGTGTTAATCTATCGGTTCAGGAACACGATGACGATTGCGAGGAAAAAAGATACGTACCCGACAAAGACCTACTCGAGCTCAAGGCACAACTTGAAGAAATGCAATCttcaaagaaaaagtaa